The bacterium genome window below encodes:
- the guaA gene encoding glutamine-hydrolyzing GMP synthase: MDRINIIDFGSQYTQLIARKVREQKVYCQIIPCTAGKKKIMEGDPRGLILSGGPFSVYDKNAPRIAPEIFDSGIPILGICYGMQLTSLLLGGKIHRSREREYGQATLRLNSEFRIQNSELFQGVPSQSQVWMSHGDSVQTPPKGFVALASTANCRIAAMADVKRNIYGLQFHPEVNHTVQGQKIISNFLFQICRCQGDWTMDSIIEQSVSDIRRKAGKSRIVLGLSGGVDSSVAAVLISRAVGKQLHCIFVDNGLLRLNERAEVERVFKKQFKIPLVTVDAAARFYKKLKGVDDPERKRKIIGKEFIEVFAGAAKKIGGVGFLAQGTIYPDVIESVSFKGPSATIKSHHNVGGLPQNMRKLQLVEPLRELFKDEVRQLGLSLGLPKEMVMRHPFPGPGLAVRVLGEVTRERCDVLRAADKIFIDELRASGWYPRTSQAFAVLLPVKAVGVMGDERTYQNVLALRAVNTTDFMTADWTRLPEDLLARVSSRIVNEVKGINRVVYDISNKPPATIEWE, translated from the coding sequence TTGGACAGAATAAACATCATAGATTTCGGATCGCAGTACACCCAGCTGATCGCCCGCAAGGTAAGGGAGCAGAAGGTCTATTGCCAGATCATCCCCTGCACTGCCGGAAAAAAGAAGATCATGGAGGGAGATCCCAGGGGGCTGATCCTTTCGGGCGGGCCGTTCAGCGTCTACGATAAGAACGCCCCCCGGATCGCCCCGGAGATATTCGACTCCGGCATTCCCATCCTGGGCATCTGTTACGGCATGCAGCTGACATCATTGCTGTTGGGCGGCAAGATCCACCGCAGCCGGGAGCGGGAGTACGGGCAGGCGACGCTGCGCCTGAATTCAGAATTCAGAATTCAGAATTCAGAATTGTTTCAGGGAGTCCCGTCCCAGAGCCAGGTCTGGATGAGCCACGGAGACAGCGTTCAGACTCCTCCTAAAGGCTTCGTGGCCTTGGCCTCCACCGCCAACTGCCGGATAGCGGCCATGGCAGACGTCAAACGGAACATTTACGGCCTCCAGTTCCATCCCGAGGTCAACCATACAGTTCAGGGACAAAAGATCATCTCCAACTTCCTGTTCCAGATCTGCCGCTGTCAGGGCGACTGGACCATGGATTCCATCATAGAACAGTCGGTCAGTGACATCAGGCGCAAAGCCGGTAAATCCAGGATAGTGCTGGGCCTTTCCGGCGGGGTGGATTCCTCGGTGGCGGCGGTGCTGATCTCCCGGGCGGTGGGAAAGCAGCTGCACTGCATCTTCGTGGACAACGGCCTGTTAAGGCTGAACGAGCGGGCCGAGGTGGAGCGGGTCTTTAAAAAGCAGTTCAAGATCCCCCTGGTGACGGTGGACGCCGCGGCCAGGTTCTATAAAAAACTCAAAGGGGTGGACGATCCCGAACGGAAGCGGAAGATCATAGGCAAGGAGTTCATCGAGGTCTTTGCCGGAGCCGCCAAAAAGATAGGCGGGGTGGGATTCCTGGCCCAGGGCACCATCTATCCCGACGTCATCGAATCCGTTTCCTTCAAGGGGCCGTCGGCCACCATCAAAAGCCACCACAACGTGGGCGGGCTTCCCCAGAACATGCGGAAGCTTCAGCTGGTGGAGCCTTTAAGGGAGCTGTTCAAGGACGAGGTCCGGCAGCTGGGCCTGTCGCTGGGCCTGCCCAAGGAAATGGTGATGCGACATCCCTTCCCCGGTCCGGGCCTGGCGGTGAGGGTTTTGGGCGAAGTGACCAGGGAAAGGTGCGACGTCCTAAGGGCCGCCGACAAAATATTCATCGACGAGCTTCGGGCCTCTGGATGGTACCCCAGGACCTCGCAGGCTTTTGCGGTGCTGCTGCCGGTGAAGGCGGTGGGGGTGATGGGCGACGAGCGGACCTACCAGAATGTGCTGGCCTTGAGGGCCGTCAACACCACCGACTTCATGACCGCCGATTGGACCCGTCTGCCGGAAGACCTTTTGGCCAGGGTCTCCAGCCGGATAGTCAACGAGGTCAAAGGTATCAACCGGGTGGTGTATGACATCTCCAACAAACCGCCGGCCACCATCGAATGGGAATAG
- a CDS encoding HEAT repeat domain-containing protein — MANISPMLMTRLVGQLTGALRNLKVYPASHPTSQKLFEASLSLIKDAMGSESHLSFSLAGNILLMNDNPVPDSRKEVFANFISELGKRSVGQLTFKQGIDRDQIQGFFETMSMDVEQVKAKGGLAAALALRGISNIVASGISYGGGSGTGGSSGGGAALESMLPDQVIAMLKSDPKMVTEMLLKGALAMADTPEGQEKLVSDLDRLALMAKTQGGGEYASMMANVIGSMDQKSNQMVAQVKLDNPEWSDVVRELLTRYSNEELGKLIVNKAEILALETKNDIVVLSERLRSMISSIPVEAERKQSLLPLVQAKLQYYGLSQEDCAFVFGRLDSTQPVLEKYLADLGSRPASEMADEPAVKTLRWIIRRDDNCKPALEGFLKILSDGDPQARKKALASILTIKDDLLATERFDLMELLIDQVCFRLRQESDSGLYQSVTETIQQIAEDLKSKQRLALVTRISKDISDIMLLMADKPVARDMIKILSLIGDDSSIRSLILGLLKDPILEPAAEALAQIKDKALPYLLETVKESEDSNMRFKCMYVLNKIGAGVEEMAVKALSDDRWFVRRNMCVLLSLMGGENSLSPLGAVLEDKDARIRLEALKALFKLGGQNSEAWLIRAMGDKDLDVKKQAIEFAGKAGTEASVDALTELYYKRDLLGRGEPSDVKKQIIISLGALGTKTAASVLMKIAKDKDAELAQTAQSALPGVLKKIKEQEQNKQA, encoded by the coding sequence ATGGCCAACATATCACCGATGCTGATGACCAGGCTGGTGGGCCAGCTGACCGGAGCCCTGCGCAATCTCAAGGTCTATCCGGCCAGCCATCCCACCTCCCAAAAACTTTTTGAGGCCAGCCTCAGTCTGATCAAGGACGCGATGGGGTCCGAAAGCCATTTGAGCTTCAGCCTGGCCGGCAACATCCTGCTGATGAACGACAATCCGGTTCCCGATTCCCGCAAGGAGGTGTTTGCCAATTTCATCTCCGAGTTGGGCAAGCGCAGTGTGGGCCAGCTGACTTTCAAGCAGGGCATAGACCGCGATCAGATCCAGGGCTTCTTTGAGACCATGTCCATGGACGTGGAGCAGGTCAAGGCCAAGGGGGGGCTGGCGGCGGCCCTGGCCCTGCGGGGCATTTCCAACATCGTGGCCTCAGGCATTTCCTACGGCGGCGGTTCCGGGACCGGCGGAAGCTCCGGCGGCGGGGCCGCCCTGGAAAGCATGCTGCCGGACCAGGTGATAGCCATGCTCAAAAGCGATCCCAAAATGGTGACCGAGATGCTGTTGAAGGGCGCTTTGGCCATGGCCGATACTCCGGAAGGCCAGGAAAAATTAGTGAGCGATCTGGACCGGCTGGCCCTGATGGCCAAGACCCAGGGCGGCGGGGAATACGCCTCGATGATGGCCAACGTGATCGGCAGCATGGACCAGAAAAGCAACCAGATGGTGGCCCAGGTAAAACTGGACAACCCGGAATGGTCCGACGTGGTGCGGGAACTGTTGACCCGGTACAGCAATGAGGAACTGGGCAAACTGATCGTCAACAAGGCCGAGATACTGGCCCTGGAAACAAAGAACGACATAGTGGTGCTGTCCGAACGACTGCGCTCCATGATCTCGTCCATTCCGGTGGAAGCCGAGCGCAAGCAGTCATTGCTGCCCCTGGTCCAGGCCAAGCTGCAGTATTACGGGCTGAGCCAGGAGGACTGTGCCTTTGTATTTGGCCGGCTGGATTCGACCCAGCCGGTGCTGGAAAAATACCTGGCCGATCTGGGCTCCCGCCCCGCTTCCGAAATGGCCGATGAACCGGCGGTCAAGACATTGCGCTGGATAATCCGAAGAGATGATAACTGCAAGCCGGCTCTGGAAGGATTTCTAAAAATATTATCCGACGGCGACCCCCAGGCCAGGAAAAAGGCCCTGGCATCCATTCTGACCATCAAGGACGACCTGCTGGCCACCGAGCGCTTTGATCTGATGGAACTCCTGATAGATCAGGTCTGTTTCCGGCTGCGGCAGGAAAGCGACTCCGGACTTTACCAGTCGGTGACCGAGACCATCCAGCAGATAGCCGAAGATCTAAAAAGCAAACAGCGCCTGGCCCTGGTCACCCGCATCAGCAAGGACATTTCGGACATAATGCTTTTGATGGCCGACAAGCCGGTAGCCAGGGACATGATAAAGATACTGAGCCTGATCGGAGACGATTCCTCCATCCGCTCCCTGATCCTGGGCCTGCTCAAGGACCCGATCCTGGAACCGGCGGCCGAGGCCCTGGCCCAGATCAAGGACAAGGCCCTGCCCTATCTGCTGGAGACGGTCAAGGAAAGCGAGGACAGCAACATGCGTTTCAAGTGCATGTACGTGCTCAACAAGATCGGGGCCGGGGTGGAGGAGATGGCCGTAAAGGCCCTGTCGGACGACCGCTGGTTCGTGCGGCGGAACATGTGCGTGCTGCTTTCTTTGATGGGCGGGGAGAATTCCCTGAGCCCGCTGGGGGCGGTGCTGGAGGATAAGGATGCCCGGATCCGGCTGGAAGCCCTCAAGGCCCTCTTCAAACTGGGCGGCCAGAATTCCGAAGCCTGGCTGATCCGGGCCATGGGGGACAAGGACCTTGACGTAAAAAAACAGGCCATCGAGTTCGCCGGCAAGGCCGGCACCGAGGCTTCGGTGGACGCGCTGACAGAGCTTTATTACAAGAGGGATCTGCTGGGCCGGGGCGAGCCGTCCGATGTCAAAAAACAGATCATAATATCACTGGGAGCGTTGGGAACCAAGACCGCAGCCTCGGTATTGATGAAAATAGCCAAGGACAAGGACGCCGAGCTGGCCCAGACCGCCCAGTCGGCCCTGCCCGGGGTCCTGAAGAAAATAAAAGAACAAGAACAGAATAAACAGGCGTGA
- a CDS encoding tetratricopeptide repeat protein encodes MVEDFVDQGLKLEKHGHLDQALNNYNQALEADPNNADAWFYRGRILSRTDQFEDAIQAYDNAILIKADYAKAWCNKGIVLGVLDRDEEALQALDQSIKLAPDFMEAWYNRGLALRDLGRYDEALADFDQAIKIKPDNNDAWFSKGLTYKIMGRYDESLAAMAKALELYSDDGEVSLEKAKVHLLKNQAKEALSSIARAIEADDDLKEAAKSDEELQALWESAEFKKLVS; translated from the coding sequence ATGGTCGAAGATTTTGTAGATCAGGGGCTAAAGCTGGAAAAGCACGGCCACCTGGACCAGGCCCTCAACAACTACAACCAGGCGCTGGAGGCCGATCCCAACAACGCCGATGCCTGGTTCTACCGGGGCCGGATACTGAGCCGGACCGACCAGTTCGAGGATGCTATCCAGGCCTATGACAACGCCATCCTGATAAAGGCCGATTACGCGAAGGCCTGGTGCAACAAGGGCATCGTGCTGGGGGTGCTGGACCGGGACGAGGAGGCACTGCAGGCCCTGGACCAGTCCATCAAACTGGCCCCGGATTTCATGGAGGCCTGGTACAACCGGGGGCTGGCCCTGCGCGACCTGGGCCGCTACGACGAGGCTTTGGCCGATTTCGACCAGGCCATCAAGATCAAGCCGGACAACAACGACGCCTGGTTCAGCAAGGGCCTGACCTACAAGATCATGGGTCGGTACGACGAGTCACTGGCGGCCATGGCCAAGGCTTTGGAATTGTATTCCGACGACGGCGAGGTCTCGCTGGAGAAGGCCAAGGTACATCTGCTTAAGAACCAGGCCAAGGAGGCGCTGAGTTCCATCGCCAGGGCGATTGAGGCCGACGACGATCTCAAGGAAGCAGCCAAGAGCGATGAGGAACTGCAGGCTTTGTGGGAGAGCGCGGAGTTCAAGAAACTGGTCAGCTGA